In Syngnathoides biaculeatus isolate LvHL_M chromosome 5, ASM1980259v1, whole genome shotgun sequence, the following are encoded in one genomic region:
- the styk1b gene encoding tyrosine-protein kinase STYK1b isoform X1, with protein MTVPYFSYPVNVVFKHDWYFFTSIKRNRLALCMNLKKKGVNLSSPLQSLLSDRMSSISNADFRCQQGDTICEIREYEKEVIIVPIMLLAIFVVTLVFILLLRFCPEKVDRIRLGTGMKPTFRRELHGIDAPPGINVLEHESIALDTPNSYSTFHPASNYASKKLSLSVDMPPLSSGAQAPGDQPAFDPVVQPRELPRQRLPESFNLVTSLPGSFSPRSDSAVSLYRARMENRNVVLRVLNDSADASERHNFLGFASFLAQLGPHPFLPELLGVVSLRAPLVTVVEELENQDLLSVLWKCRQEDVNPPCEMTERRIFTMGQHVISALTYLHSKDLLHGNIRARSVLVSKAYTAKLWGLHGVYTRKNQGATQKDDPSMKKWQAPEILARRTVGPSSDVWSFGILLYEMATLGEAPFAEIPVNELLQFHQRGKSLKKHPNCSNALYAVIKGCCQWKDGDRPTLAEVTRKLVSAEKSASDKVLKGTPVILERYQHEAGYGEASSYTVF; from the exons ATGACGGTGCCTTATTTTTCATACCCagttaatgttgtttttaaacatgacTGGTATTTCTTCACCTCCATAAAGCGAAATCGTTTGGCCCTGtgtatgaatttaaaaaaaaaaggagtaaatctttcctctcctttgcagtcTCTCCTATCTGACAGGATGTCGTCAATATCGAACGCAGACTTTCGTTGCCAGCAAGGAGACACAATCTGTG AGATCCGCGAGTATGAGAAGGAAGTGATCATCGTGCCCATAATGCTGCTGGCCATCTTCGTGGTCACGCTGGTCTTCATCCTGCTGCTGCGTTTCTGTCCGGAGAAGGTGGACCGCATCCGTCTCGGCACCGGGATGAAGCCCACCTTCAGGAGGGAGCTGCATGGCATCGACG CTCCGCCCGGTATCAATGTGCTGGAGCACGAAAGCATCGCTCTGGACACGCCCAACTCCTACTCCACCTTCCACCCGGCCAGCAACTACGCGTCCAAAAAGCTCTCGCTGTCCGTGGACATGCCCCCGCTGTCTTCCGGAGCCCAGGCGCCGGGCGACCAGCCCGCGTTTGACCCCGTCGTCCAGCCCCGAGAGCTGCCCCGCCAGAGGCTGCCCGAGTCCTTCAACCTTGTCACCTCGCTGCCAGGGTCCTTCTCCCCACGCTCAGATTCTGCCGTTTCCCTCTACAGGGCCCGCATGGAAAACAGAAACGTGGTCCTACGGGTGTTAAATG ACTCTGCCGACGCCAGCGAGAGACACAACTTCCTGGGCTTCGCTTCCTTCCTGGCCCAGCTGGGACCGCATCCGTTCTTGCCCGAGCTCCTGGGTGTGGTTTCGCTCCGGGCTCCGCTGGTGACGGTGGTGGAGGAGCTGGAGAACCAGGACCTGCTCAGCGTCCTGTGGAAGTGCAGACAG GAAGACGTAAATCCTCCATGCGAGATGACCGAGAGGCGAATATTTACCATGGGCCAACATGTGATCTCAGCGCTG ACGTACCTCCACAGCAAAGATCTCCTGCACGGGAACATTCGCGCCCGCAGCGTCCTGGTCAGCAAGGCGTACACAGCCAAGCTGTGGGGGCTTCACGGGGTGTACACCCGCAAGAACCAGGGGGCCACGCAGAAGGACGATCCCAGCATGAAGAAGTGGCAGGCGCCGGAGATTTTGGCAAGGAGAACCGTTGGTCCCAGCAGTGACGT CTGGTCTTTTGGCATCTTACTCTATGAAATGGCAACACTGG GAGAAGCCCCATTTGCAGAGATCCCCGTTAATGAACTCCTCCAATTCCACCAGCGAGGCAAAAGTCTGAAGAAGCATCCCAACTGCTCCAACGCCCT ATACGCCGTCATCAAGGGTTGTTGCCAGTGGAAAGATGGCGATCGGCCCACGCTGGCCGAGGTGACTCGCAAGCTCGTGTCCGCGGAGAAGAGCGCCTCAGACAAAGTCCTCAAGGGGACGCCGGTCATCCTGGAGCGGTACCAGCACGAGGCCGGATATGGGGAGGCGAGCAGCTATACAGTCTTCTGA
- the styk1b gene encoding tyrosine-protein kinase STYK1b isoform X2: MSSISNADFRCQQGDTICEIREYEKEVIIVPIMLLAIFVVTLVFILLLRFCPEKVDRIRLGTGMKPTFRRELHGIDAPPGINVLEHESIALDTPNSYSTFHPASNYASKKLSLSVDMPPLSSGAQAPGDQPAFDPVVQPRELPRQRLPESFNLVTSLPGSFSPRSDSAVSLYRARMENRNVVLRVLNDSADASERHNFLGFASFLAQLGPHPFLPELLGVVSLRAPLVTVVEELENQDLLSVLWKCRQEDVNPPCEMTERRIFTMGQHVISALTYLHSKDLLHGNIRARSVLVSKAYTAKLWGLHGVYTRKNQGATQKDDPSMKKWQAPEILARRTVGPSSDVWSFGILLYEMATLGEAPFAEIPVNELLQFHQRGKSLKKHPNCSNALYAVIKGCCQWKDGDRPTLAEVTRKLVSAEKSASDKVLKGTPVILERYQHEAGYGEASSYTVF; encoded by the exons ATGTCGTCAATATCGAACGCAGACTTTCGTTGCCAGCAAGGAGACACAATCTGTG AGATCCGCGAGTATGAGAAGGAAGTGATCATCGTGCCCATAATGCTGCTGGCCATCTTCGTGGTCACGCTGGTCTTCATCCTGCTGCTGCGTTTCTGTCCGGAGAAGGTGGACCGCATCCGTCTCGGCACCGGGATGAAGCCCACCTTCAGGAGGGAGCTGCATGGCATCGACG CTCCGCCCGGTATCAATGTGCTGGAGCACGAAAGCATCGCTCTGGACACGCCCAACTCCTACTCCACCTTCCACCCGGCCAGCAACTACGCGTCCAAAAAGCTCTCGCTGTCCGTGGACATGCCCCCGCTGTCTTCCGGAGCCCAGGCGCCGGGCGACCAGCCCGCGTTTGACCCCGTCGTCCAGCCCCGAGAGCTGCCCCGCCAGAGGCTGCCCGAGTCCTTCAACCTTGTCACCTCGCTGCCAGGGTCCTTCTCCCCACGCTCAGATTCTGCCGTTTCCCTCTACAGGGCCCGCATGGAAAACAGAAACGTGGTCCTACGGGTGTTAAATG ACTCTGCCGACGCCAGCGAGAGACACAACTTCCTGGGCTTCGCTTCCTTCCTGGCCCAGCTGGGACCGCATCCGTTCTTGCCCGAGCTCCTGGGTGTGGTTTCGCTCCGGGCTCCGCTGGTGACGGTGGTGGAGGAGCTGGAGAACCAGGACCTGCTCAGCGTCCTGTGGAAGTGCAGACAG GAAGACGTAAATCCTCCATGCGAGATGACCGAGAGGCGAATATTTACCATGGGCCAACATGTGATCTCAGCGCTG ACGTACCTCCACAGCAAAGATCTCCTGCACGGGAACATTCGCGCCCGCAGCGTCCTGGTCAGCAAGGCGTACACAGCCAAGCTGTGGGGGCTTCACGGGGTGTACACCCGCAAGAACCAGGGGGCCACGCAGAAGGACGATCCCAGCATGAAGAAGTGGCAGGCGCCGGAGATTTTGGCAAGGAGAACCGTTGGTCCCAGCAGTGACGT CTGGTCTTTTGGCATCTTACTCTATGAAATGGCAACACTGG GAGAAGCCCCATTTGCAGAGATCCCCGTTAATGAACTCCTCCAATTCCACCAGCGAGGCAAAAGTCTGAAGAAGCATCCCAACTGCTCCAACGCCCT ATACGCCGTCATCAAGGGTTGTTGCCAGTGGAAAGATGGCGATCGGCCCACGCTGGCCGAGGTGACTCGCAAGCTCGTGTCCGCGGAGAAGAGCGCCTCAGACAAAGTCCTCAAGGGGACGCCGGTCATCCTGGAGCGGTACCAGCACGAGGCCGGATATGGGGAGGCGAGCAGCTATACAGTCTTCTGA
- the phc1 gene encoding polyhomeotic-like protein 1 isoform X2, whose protein sequence is MDASEDQNTSTSTNNTTTTTNGNPQTSRTSRPPQIAHMSLYERQAVQALQALQRQPNAAQYFQQLMLQQQISNAQLHNLAAVQQATLAASRQSNTPSSSISQATTTVNLSTTSAGGTAVTPRPHGPVTSATTTTLSQSVLLGGNPPGQGQMYLRVNRSLRAPLASQLIFMPGGTATATVATVAQTQQQQTEAPTSASAQSDNDQVQNLALHCASTPRGVAIKSELPERKDPGNFPVSQQQQVQPQSQPAKSPGNSMAIKGSNQPAMSVPPPGSSVASSASSSPALPLSQLLLSPSAAPVILVPTSNVPTSSQGYSIGSVAPKANVNTQTLVVQPLQQANAAADKGPVPIQPKTAQGHRLPVQVSPRQPLPILPAPPSNNQAAHNPPHIPVQLVGARQCIGGSVQAVALAQVRNVTTQENVNANAASHNTSTTLNKSANGSLKRKSDCDAPNETTAGSSETVSMKDAAPALTPASTKEPASSLPPNPSLPLPLSRVGHGDKERAPLPQAVVKPQVLTHLIEGFVIQEGAEPFPVAGLLKDRDFALGARVENGPPMLKCEYCLSLAPASQFKGTKRFCTNTCAKRYNVSCSQHYKSSRGIAITPAKSAPRRRGPPRRNKSSSNKLSTRHRNVKRRSDSSHSEEASSDGDEEEVEDIPSLSPSSSHSHNNAPQSDASAPGSLPMETAGFLSATPAQWSVDEVCRFISSLQGCEELAAHFLSQEIDGQALLLLREDHLISTMNIKLGPALKICASINSLRE, encoded by the exons ATGGATGCAAGTGAGGACCAAAACACCAGCACCAGCACAAACAACACCACCACGACCACCAATGGAAACCCTCAAACCAGCAGAACCTCCCGCCCACCGCAGATTGCCCACATGTCTCTATATGAGCGACAGGCCGTGCAG GCACTTCAAGCCTTGCAGCGACAGCCAAATGCGGCGCAGTACTTCCAGCAACTCATGCTTCAGCAACAGATCAGCAATGCTCAACTTCACAACCTAGCAGCTGTGCAACAG GCTACACTTGCAGCAAGTCGCCAATCTAACACCCCGAGTAGCAGCATCTCACAGGCCACCACCACT GTGAACCTCAGTACCACTTCGGCAGGGGGAACTGCAGTGACGCCTCGTCCCCACGGGCCAGTCACCTCCGCGACAACGACCACCCTCAGCCAGTCAGTGTTGTTGGGGGGGAACCCTCCAGGACAGGGGCAGATGTATCTTAGG GTGAACCGTTCTCTCAGGGCTCCGCTGGCCTCTCAGCTCATCTTCATGCCAGGCGGCACAGCAACAGCTACTGTCGCCACAGTGGCCCAGACCCAGCAGCAACAGACTGAAGCCCCTACTTCAGCCAGCGCTCAGTCCGATAACGATCAG GTGCAGAATTTGGCCTTACACTGTGCATCCACTCCAAGAGGGGTCGCCATCAAGTCCGAGCTCCCCGAGAGGAAAGACCCTGGCAACTTTCCTGTCAGTCAGCAGCAGCAAGTTCAACCTCAGTCGCAACCGGCCAAATCGCCGGGCAACTCGATGGCCATCAAAGGCTCCAACCAGCCCGCAATGAGCGTCCCTCCTCCCGGTTCCTCGGTGGCCTCCTCCGCTTCCTCGTCTCCGGCGCTCCCACTTTCCCAGCTGCTCCTTTCGCCCTCAGCTGCCCCCGTCATCCTGGTGCCCACCTCCAACGTGCCTACCTCCTCTCAGGGCTACTCCATTGGCTCGGTCGCCCCTAAAGCCAACGTCAACACGCAGACCCTGGTGGTGCAACCCCTCCAGCAGGCCAACGCCGCCGCCGATAAAGGACCTGTGCCCATCCAGCCCAAGACGGCGCAGGGACACCGTTTACCTGTGCAGGTGTCTCCGCGGCAGCCACTTCCTATTCTCCCAGCCCCACCCAGCAATAACCAGGCGGCCCACAATCCCCCACATATCCCTGTGCAGCTGGTTGGGGCAAGGCAGTGCATAGGGGGAAGCGTGCAGGCCGTGGCCCTGGCGCAGGTGCGAAACGTCACCACCCAAGAAAATGTTAACGCTAACGCTGCCTCACACAATACTTCTACAACTTTG AATAAGTCTGCCAATGGGTCCCTGAAGAGGAAGTCTGACTGCGATGCACCCAACGAAACGACTGCAGGATCTTCTGAAACTGTTTCGATGAAAGATGCTGCTCCGGCTTTAACTCCAGCATCGACGAAGGAGCCAG CTTCCTCGTTGCCACCCAACCCATCCTTGCCTCTGCCACTGTCGAGGGTGGGCCATGGCGACAAAGAGCGGGCGCCGCTCCCCCAGGCGGTGGTCAAACCTCAAGTCCTCACGCACCTCATCGAGGGCTTCGTCATCCAGGAGGGAGCCGAGCCTTTTCCC GTTGCTGGACTCCTTAAAGATCGTGACTTTGCCCTGGGTGCCCGTGTAGAGAATGGCCCACCGA TGTTGAAATGTGAGTACTGCTTAAGCCTGGCACCAGCCAGCCAGTTCAAAGGAACAAAGAGATTCTGCACCAACACCTGCGCTAAGAG GTACAATGTAAGCTGCAGCCAACACTACAAGTCAAGCAGAGGAATCGCCATCACCCCAGCCAAGAGCGCCCCCAGGCGGCGCGGACCCCCTCGACGCAACAAATCCAGTAGCAACAAGTTGTCCACGCGGCATCGAAACGTCAAG CGCCGCTCGGACTCCAGCCACTCAGAGGAAGCGTCCAGTGATGGCGACGAggaggaagtggaggacatcCCTTCCCTCTCCCCCAGCTCCTCCCACTCACACAACAACGCTCCCCAGTCGGACGCCTCGGCTCCCGGGAGCCTCCCCATGGAGACGGCCGGCTTCCTGTCGGCAACTCCCGCCCAATGGAGCGTAGACGAAGTGTGCAGGTTCATCTCGTCGCTTCAAG GCTGCGAGGAGCTGGCCGCTCACTTCCTGTCGCAGGAAATCGACGGGCAGGCTCTGCTTCTCCTCCGCGAGGACCATCTCATCTCCACCATGAACATCAAGCTGGGTCCTGCCCTCAAAATCTGCGCCTCCATTAACAGCCTGCGCGAGTGA
- the phc1 gene encoding polyhomeotic-like protein 1 isoform X1: MDASEDQNTSTSTNNTTTTTNGNPQTSRTSRPPQIAHMSLYERQAVQALQALQRQPNAAQYFQQLMLQQQISNAQLHNLAAVQQATLAASRQSNTPSSSISQATTTVNLSTTSAGGTAVTPRPHGPVTSATTTTLSQSVLLGGNPPGQGQMYLRVNRSLRAPLASQLIFMPGGTATATVATVAQTQQQQTEAPTSASAQSDNDQVQNLALHCASTPRGVAIKSELPERKDPGNFPVSQQQQVQPQSQPAKSPGNSMAIKGSNQPAMSVPPPGSSVASSASSSPALPLSQLLLSPSAAPVILVPTSNVPTSSQGYSIGSVAPKANVNTQTLVVQPLQQANAAADKGPVPIQPKTAQGHRLPVQVSPRQPLPILPAPPSNNQAAHNPPHIPVQLVGARQCIGGSVQAVALAQVRNVTTQENVNANAASHNTSTTLNKSANGSLKRKSDCDAPNETTAGSSETVSMKDAAPALTPASTKEPAPLPPASSLPPNPSLPLPLSRVGHGDKERAPLPQAVVKPQVLTHLIEGFVIQEGAEPFPVAGLLKDRDFALGARVENGPPMLKCEYCLSLAPASQFKGTKRFCTNTCAKRYNVSCSQHYKSSRGIAITPAKSAPRRRGPPRRNKSSSNKLSTRHRNVKRRSDSSHSEEASSDGDEEEVEDIPSLSPSSSHSHNNAPQSDASAPGSLPMETAGFLSATPAQWSVDEVCRFISSLQGCEELAAHFLSQEIDGQALLLLREDHLISTMNIKLGPALKICASINSLRE; this comes from the exons ATGGATGCAAGTGAGGACCAAAACACCAGCACCAGCACAAACAACACCACCACGACCACCAATGGAAACCCTCAAACCAGCAGAACCTCCCGCCCACCGCAGATTGCCCACATGTCTCTATATGAGCGACAGGCCGTGCAG GCACTTCAAGCCTTGCAGCGACAGCCAAATGCGGCGCAGTACTTCCAGCAACTCATGCTTCAGCAACAGATCAGCAATGCTCAACTTCACAACCTAGCAGCTGTGCAACAG GCTACACTTGCAGCAAGTCGCCAATCTAACACCCCGAGTAGCAGCATCTCACAGGCCACCACCACT GTGAACCTCAGTACCACTTCGGCAGGGGGAACTGCAGTGACGCCTCGTCCCCACGGGCCAGTCACCTCCGCGACAACGACCACCCTCAGCCAGTCAGTGTTGTTGGGGGGGAACCCTCCAGGACAGGGGCAGATGTATCTTAGG GTGAACCGTTCTCTCAGGGCTCCGCTGGCCTCTCAGCTCATCTTCATGCCAGGCGGCACAGCAACAGCTACTGTCGCCACAGTGGCCCAGACCCAGCAGCAACAGACTGAAGCCCCTACTTCAGCCAGCGCTCAGTCCGATAACGATCAG GTGCAGAATTTGGCCTTACACTGTGCATCCACTCCAAGAGGGGTCGCCATCAAGTCCGAGCTCCCCGAGAGGAAAGACCCTGGCAACTTTCCTGTCAGTCAGCAGCAGCAAGTTCAACCTCAGTCGCAACCGGCCAAATCGCCGGGCAACTCGATGGCCATCAAAGGCTCCAACCAGCCCGCAATGAGCGTCCCTCCTCCCGGTTCCTCGGTGGCCTCCTCCGCTTCCTCGTCTCCGGCGCTCCCACTTTCCCAGCTGCTCCTTTCGCCCTCAGCTGCCCCCGTCATCCTGGTGCCCACCTCCAACGTGCCTACCTCCTCTCAGGGCTACTCCATTGGCTCGGTCGCCCCTAAAGCCAACGTCAACACGCAGACCCTGGTGGTGCAACCCCTCCAGCAGGCCAACGCCGCCGCCGATAAAGGACCTGTGCCCATCCAGCCCAAGACGGCGCAGGGACACCGTTTACCTGTGCAGGTGTCTCCGCGGCAGCCACTTCCTATTCTCCCAGCCCCACCCAGCAATAACCAGGCGGCCCACAATCCCCCACATATCCCTGTGCAGCTGGTTGGGGCAAGGCAGTGCATAGGGGGAAGCGTGCAGGCCGTGGCCCTGGCGCAGGTGCGAAACGTCACCACCCAAGAAAATGTTAACGCTAACGCTGCCTCACACAATACTTCTACAACTTTG AATAAGTCTGCCAATGGGTCCCTGAAGAGGAAGTCTGACTGCGATGCACCCAACGAAACGACTGCAGGATCTTCTGAAACTGTTTCGATGAAAGATGCTGCTCCGGCTTTAACTCCAGCATCGACGAAGGAGCCAG cTCCTCTTCCCCCAGCTTCCTCGTTGCCACCCAACCCATCCTTGCCTCTGCCACTGTCGAGGGTGGGCCATGGCGACAAAGAGCGGGCGCCGCTCCCCCAGGCGGTGGTCAAACCTCAAGTCCTCACGCACCTCATCGAGGGCTTCGTCATCCAGGAGGGAGCCGAGCCTTTTCCC GTTGCTGGACTCCTTAAAGATCGTGACTTTGCCCTGGGTGCCCGTGTAGAGAATGGCCCACCGA TGTTGAAATGTGAGTACTGCTTAAGCCTGGCACCAGCCAGCCAGTTCAAAGGAACAAAGAGATTCTGCACCAACACCTGCGCTAAGAG GTACAATGTAAGCTGCAGCCAACACTACAAGTCAAGCAGAGGAATCGCCATCACCCCAGCCAAGAGCGCCCCCAGGCGGCGCGGACCCCCTCGACGCAACAAATCCAGTAGCAACAAGTTGTCCACGCGGCATCGAAACGTCAAG CGCCGCTCGGACTCCAGCCACTCAGAGGAAGCGTCCAGTGATGGCGACGAggaggaagtggaggacatcCCTTCCCTCTCCCCCAGCTCCTCCCACTCACACAACAACGCTCCCCAGTCGGACGCCTCGGCTCCCGGGAGCCTCCCCATGGAGACGGCCGGCTTCCTGTCGGCAACTCCCGCCCAATGGAGCGTAGACGAAGTGTGCAGGTTCATCTCGTCGCTTCAAG GCTGCGAGGAGCTGGCCGCTCACTTCCTGTCGCAGGAAATCGACGGGCAGGCTCTGCTTCTCCTCCGCGAGGACCATCTCATCTCCACCATGAACATCAAGCTGGGTCCTGCCCTCAAAATCTGCGCCTCCATTAACAGCCTGCGCGAGTGA